A genomic stretch from Anomalospiza imberbis isolate Cuckoo-Finch-1a 21T00152 chromosome 9, ASM3175350v1, whole genome shotgun sequence includes:
- the ALDH9A1 gene encoding 4-trimethylaminobutyraldehyde dehydrogenase, with the protein MLAQARLPSLLLLVPRLRSVSPGLATMSSATGTVTVQQPLNYRAGARVQPADGGQLEEVFEPATGRVLCKLPCSGEKEVDLAVQSAKAAFKIWSQMSGMERCRVMLEAARIIREQREEIATMETINNGKSIFEARVDIDISWQCLEYYAGLAGSLAGEHIQLPGGSFGYTRREPLGVCVGIGAWNYPFQIACWKSGPALACGNAMVFKPSPFTPLSVVRLAEIFTEAGVPKGLFNVVQGGAATGQLLCQHPDVAKISFTGSVPTGMKIMEMAAKGIKPVTLELGGKSPLIIFSDADLENAVKGALMANFLTQGEVCCNGTRVFVERKILDTFTKEVVKRTQKIKIGDPLLEDTRMGALINRPHLNRVQGFIKQAKEQGAEVLCGGDLYVPDDPKLKNGYYMRPCVLGNCKDDMTCVKEEIFGPVMAILPFDTEEEVVERANATKFGLAGGVFTRDIQKAHRVVAALKAGMCFINNYNVSPVELPFGGYKSSGFGRENGRAAIEYYSQLKTVCVEMGDVESVF; encoded by the exons ATGCTGGCACAGGCCCGGCTGCcgagcctcctcctcctcgtccccCGGCTGCGCTCGGTCTCTCCCGGCCTCGCCACCATGAGCTCCGCCACCGGCACCGTCACCGTGCAGCAGCCCCTCAACTACCGCGCGGGCGCCCGCGTCCAGCCCGCCGACGGCgggcagctggaggaggtgtTCGAGCCGGCCACAG GTCGTGTGCTGTGCaagctgccctgctctggggagAAGGAAGTTGATCTGGCTGTGCAGAGTGCAAAAGCTGCCTTTAAAATATGGAGCCAGATGTCGGGCATGGAGCGGTGCCGAGTGATGCTGGAGGCTGCCAGAATTATTCGG gagcagagggaggaaaTTGCCACCATGGAGACCATCAACAATGGGAAATCCATCTTTGAGGCCAGAGTGGACATCGACATATCCTGGCAGTGCCTGGAATATTACGCAGGGCTGGCAGGATCTCTGGCGG GTGAACACATCCAGCTGCCTGGGGGATCCTTTGGGTACACTCGGAGAGAGCCACTTGGGGTGTGTGTTGGGATTGGAGCCTGGAATTACCCTTTCCAGATTGCCTGCTGGAAGTCTGGCCCGGCCTTGGCTTGTG GCAATGCCATGGTCTTCAAGCCTTCACCCTTCACCCCTCTTTCTGTGGTGAGGTTGGCAGAGATCTTCACAGAGGCCGGAGTGCCCAAGGGGCTCTTCAACGTGGTGCAGGGTGGGGCTGCCACGGGccagctcctctgccagcaCCCAGATGTGGCCAAAATCTCTTTCACTGGCAGTGTGCCAACTGGCATGAAG ATCATGGAGATGGCAGCTAAAGGGATAAAGCCAGTcaccctggagctggggggCAAATCCCCCCTTATCATCTTCTCAGATGCTGATCTGGAGAATGCTGTGAAGGGAGCCCTCATGGCCAACTTCCTGACTCAGGGCGAG gtgtgctgCAACGGCACCCGGGTGTTTGTGGAGAGGAAGATCCTGGATACCTTCACAAAGGAGGTGGTGAAACGCACCCAGAAAATCAAAATTGGAGACCCTCTTCTGGAAGACACACGGATGGGAGCCCTCATCAACCGGCCCCACCTGAATCGTGTGCAGGGCTTTATCAAGCAGGCAAAGGAGCAG GgggcagaggtgctgtgtgGTGGGGACCTGTATGTGCCAGATGACCCGAAGCTGAAGAATGGCTACTACATGCGGCCCTGTGTGTTAG GGAACTGCAAGGATGACATGACGTGTGTGAAGGAAGAGATCTTTGGGCCTGTCATGGCCATCCTGCCCTTTGACACGGAGGAGGAGGTTGTGGAGAGAGCCAACGCCACTAAATTTGGCCTGGCAGGTGGTGTCTTCACCAG GGATATCCAGAAGGCTCACAGGGTAGTGGCTGCTCTCAAGGCTGGGATGTGTTTCATCAACAACTACAACGTCAGCCCAGTGGAGCTGCCTTTTGGGGGATACAAGTCCTCAG GATTTGGCAGGGAGAACGGCCGGGCAGCCATCGAGTACTACTCACAGCTGAAGACTGTCTGCGTGGAGATGGGGGATGTGGAGTCTGTGTTTTAG